One Actinomadura viridis genomic region harbors:
- a CDS encoding DEAD/DEAH box helicase: protein MNLIDQLPSAADADPDSLFEAFERWVSGRGITLYPAQEEALIEVVSGANVILSTPTGSGKSLVAAGALFAGLSRDQVGFYTAPIKALVSEKFFDLCEMFGRENVGMMTGDASVNADAPIICCTAEVLANIALRDGADADIGVVVMDEFHFYAEPERGWAWQVPLLELPQTQFLLMSATLGDVTFFQKDLTRRTGRPTALVTSAERPVPLIYDYRVTPLHETIEELLAERKAPIYLVHFTQAAAIERAQALMSINVCSKEEKAKIAELIGGFRFTTRFGRNLSRFVRHGIGVHHAGMLPKYRRLVERLAQAGLLKVICGTDTLGVGVNVPIRTVVFTALSKYDGHRVRRLRAREFHQIAGRAGRAGFDTVGFVVAQAPEHVVENEKALAKAGDDPKKRRKVQRKKPPEGFVGWDEDTFRKLQDAEPEMLRSRFEVSHAMLLSVIARPGNAYQAMKRLLTDNHEDPAARRRHISRAIAIYRSLLAGGVVETLEEPDEQGRYARITVDLQEDFALNQPLSTFALAAFEVLDPGSPSYALDVLSVIEATLDDPRQILAAQLNKARGEAVQEMKAEGIEYEERMELLQDVDHPKPLEEELEAAYEIYRAGHPWVGDHPLRPKSVVRDMYERAMTFTEYIAHYELARGEGLVLRYLSGAYKALQQTVPESIKTDDLIDLIEWLGELVRQVDSSLLDEWEQLAHPGDDPTEVIEERVTRVTANARAFRVLVRNALFRRVELAALERYAELGELDPELGADGWREAMEGYWEEHDDLFTGPDARGPKLLQIEEVPEDALWRVRQVFDDPAGDHDWGITAEVDLAGSDEAGEAVVKVTAVDRL, encoded by the coding sequence GTGAACCTCATCGATCAGCTTCCCTCCGCCGCAGACGCCGACCCCGACTCGCTGTTCGAGGCGTTCGAGCGATGGGTGTCCGGGCGCGGCATCACGCTGTACCCGGCGCAGGAGGAGGCGCTCATCGAGGTGGTGTCCGGCGCCAACGTGATCCTGTCCACCCCGACCGGGTCGGGCAAGAGCCTGGTCGCGGCGGGGGCGCTGTTCGCCGGGCTGAGCCGCGACCAGGTCGGGTTCTACACCGCGCCGATCAAGGCGCTGGTGTCGGAGAAGTTCTTCGACCTGTGCGAGATGTTCGGCCGCGAGAACGTCGGGATGATGACCGGCGACGCCAGCGTCAACGCCGACGCCCCGATCATCTGCTGCACCGCCGAGGTGCTGGCCAACATCGCCCTGCGGGACGGCGCCGACGCCGACATCGGCGTGGTGGTGATGGACGAGTTCCACTTCTACGCCGAGCCCGAACGCGGCTGGGCCTGGCAGGTCCCGCTGCTGGAGCTGCCGCAGACCCAGTTCCTGCTGATGTCGGCCACCCTGGGCGACGTCACGTTCTTCCAGAAGGACCTGACCCGGCGGACCGGGCGGCCGACGGCGCTGGTCACCTCCGCCGAACGGCCCGTGCCGCTCATCTACGACTACCGGGTCACGCCGCTGCACGAGACCATCGAGGAACTGCTGGCCGAACGGAAGGCGCCGATCTACCTGGTGCACTTCACCCAGGCCGCGGCGATCGAACGGGCGCAGGCCCTGATGAGCATCAACGTGTGCAGCAAGGAGGAGAAGGCGAAGATCGCCGAGCTGATCGGCGGCTTCCGCTTCACCACCAGGTTCGGCCGCAACCTGTCGCGCTTCGTCCGGCACGGCATCGGCGTCCACCACGCCGGGATGCTGCCCAAGTACCGGCGGCTGGTGGAACGGCTGGCGCAGGCCGGGCTGCTCAAGGTCATCTGCGGCACCGACACCCTGGGCGTCGGGGTGAACGTGCCGATCCGCACCGTGGTGTTCACCGCGCTGAGCAAGTACGACGGGCACCGGGTGCGGCGGCTGCGGGCCCGCGAGTTCCACCAGATCGCCGGCCGCGCCGGCCGGGCGGGCTTCGACACCGTGGGGTTCGTGGTCGCCCAGGCCCCCGAGCACGTCGTGGAGAACGAGAAGGCGCTGGCCAAGGCCGGCGACGACCCCAAGAAGCGGCGCAAGGTCCAGCGCAAGAAGCCCCCGGAGGGTTTCGTGGGCTGGGACGAGGACACCTTCCGCAAGCTCCAGGACGCCGAACCGGAGATGCTCCGCTCCCGGTTCGAGGTCAGCCACGCGATGCTGCTGTCGGTGATCGCCCGTCCCGGCAACGCGTACCAGGCGATGAAACGGCTGCTCACCGACAACCACGAGGACCCCGCCGCGCGGCGCCGGCACATCTCCCGGGCCATCGCGATCTACCGGTCGCTGCTGGCCGGCGGCGTGGTGGAGACCCTGGAGGAGCCGGACGAGCAGGGGCGGTACGCCCGGATCACGGTGGACCTGCAGGAGGACTTCGCGCTCAACCAGCCGCTGTCCACGTTCGCCCTGGCCGCCTTCGAGGTGCTGGACCCCGGCTCGCCGTCGTACGCGCTGGACGTGCTGTCGGTGATCGAGGCGACGCTGGACGACCCGCGGCAGATCCTGGCGGCCCAGCTCAACAAGGCGCGCGGCGAGGCAGTCCAGGAGATGAAGGCCGAGGGGATCGAGTACGAGGAGCGGATGGAGCTGCTCCAGGACGTCGACCACCCCAAGCCGCTGGAGGAGGAGCTGGAGGCCGCCTACGAGATCTACCGCGCGGGCCACCCGTGGGTGGGCGACCACCCGCTGCGGCCCAAGTCGGTGGTCCGCGACATGTACGAGCGGGCGATGACCTTCACCGAGTACATCGCCCACTACGAGCTGGCGCGGGGCGAGGGCCTGGTGCTGCGCTACCTGTCGGGGGCCTACAAGGCGCTGCAGCAGACCGTCCCGGAATCGATCAAGACCGACGACCTGATCGACCTGATCGAGTGGCTGGGCGAGCTGGTCCGCCAGGTCGACTCCAGCCTGCTGGACGAGTGGGAGCAGCTGGCCCATCCGGGCGACGACCCCACCGAGGTGATCGAGGAACGGGTCACCCGGGTCACCGCGAACGCCCGCGCGTTCCGGGTGCTGGTGCGCAACGCGCTGTTCCGCCGGGTCGAGCTGGCCGCTCTGGAGCGCTACGCCGAGCTGGGCGAGCTGGACCCCGAGCTGGGCGCGGACGGCTGGCGGGAGGCCATGGAGGGCTACTGGGAGGAGCACGACGACCTCTTCACCGGCCCGGACGCCCGCGGCCCCAAGCTGCTGCAGATCGAGGAGGTCCCCGAGGACGCCCTCTGGCGGGTCCGGCAGGTCTTCGACGACCCGGCCGGCGACCACGACTGGGGGATCACCGCCGAGGTGGACCTGGCCGGCTCGGACGAGGCGGGCGAGGCGGTCGTCAAGGTCACCGCCGTCGACCGGCTGTGA
- a CDS encoding VOC family protein — protein MSIQLDHIIVPARDKKASAEFLARILGLEAGAQQGPFVPVRTGNGVTLDFMDSDDVRWQHCAFLVPEEEFDGIFARIKESGARYHANPDGSGAGEINTRDGGRGVYFEDPSGHAMEVLTVPYGGWPSG, from the coding sequence ATGTCGATCCAGCTCGATCACATCATCGTCCCGGCCAGGGACAAGAAGGCGTCCGCCGAGTTCCTCGCGCGGATCCTCGGCCTGGAGGCGGGGGCGCAGCAGGGGCCGTTCGTCCCGGTGCGGACCGGGAACGGGGTGACGCTCGACTTCATGGACTCCGACGACGTCCGGTGGCAGCACTGCGCCTTCCTGGTGCCGGAGGAGGAGTTCGACGGGATCTTCGCCAGGATCAAGGAGTCGGGCGCCCGCTACCACGCCAACCCGGACGGGAGCGGGGCCGGCGAGATCAACACGCGGGACGGCGGGCGCGGCGTGTACTTCGAGGACCCCAGCGGCCACGCGATGGAGGTGCTCACCGTTCCGTACGGGGGGTGGCCCAGCGGGTGA
- the gndA gene encoding NADP-dependent phosphogluconate dehydrogenase, which translates to MDEARIGVTGLAVMGRNLARNLARHGHAVAVHNRTPSRTEALVREFGDEGVFVPAERPEDFVASLERPRRLVIMVKAGAPTDAVIEEFAPLLEPGDMIVDGGNAHFADTRRREAALRERGLHFVGAGISGGEEGALHGPSIMPGGSAESYEALGPLLEDIAADVDGTPCCVHVGPDGAGHFVKMVHNGIEYADMQLIAESYDLLRHAAGLSPAEIAEVFRTWNTGRLESYLIEITAEVLAHTDAATGRPFVDVVLDQAEQKGTGRWTVQTALDLGVPVGGIAEAVFARSVSGHAALREAAQGLPGPARSRVKESGFADAVEKALYASKIVAYAQGFHQIQAGSAEYGWDIDPGAMATIWRGGCIIRARFLDRIRAAYEADPRTPTLLTDDHFAEALGGAQDAWREVVATAARLGIPAPGFSTALSYYDSLRAERLPAALTQGQRDFFGAHTYRRTDRDGSFHTLWGGDRSETPA; encoded by the coding sequence ATGGACGAGGCGCGCATCGGCGTCACCGGGCTTGCCGTCATGGGCCGTAACCTGGCCCGCAACCTCGCCCGGCACGGCCATGCCGTCGCGGTGCACAACCGCACCCCGTCCCGGACCGAGGCGCTGGTCCGGGAGTTCGGGGACGAGGGCGTCTTCGTGCCCGCCGAACGGCCCGAGGACTTCGTGGCGTCCCTGGAACGCCCCCGGCGGCTGGTGATCATGGTGAAGGCGGGCGCGCCCACCGACGCGGTCATCGAGGAGTTCGCGCCGCTGCTGGAGCCCGGCGACATGATCGTCGACGGCGGGAACGCGCACTTCGCCGACACGCGCCGCCGCGAGGCCGCGCTCCGCGAGCGGGGGCTGCACTTCGTCGGCGCCGGGATCTCCGGCGGTGAGGAGGGCGCCCTGCACGGCCCCAGCATCATGCCGGGCGGCTCGGCGGAGTCGTACGAGGCCCTCGGCCCGCTCCTGGAGGACATCGCCGCCGACGTCGACGGCACCCCCTGCTGCGTGCACGTCGGCCCCGACGGCGCCGGGCACTTCGTGAAGATGGTGCACAACGGCATCGAGTACGCCGACATGCAGCTGATCGCCGAGTCCTACGACCTGCTGCGCCACGCCGCCGGGCTGTCCCCGGCCGAGATCGCCGAGGTGTTCCGCACCTGGAACACCGGCCGGCTGGAGTCCTACCTCATCGAGATCACCGCCGAGGTCCTGGCGCACACCGACGCCGCCACCGGCCGCCCGTTCGTGGACGTCGTCCTGGACCAGGCCGAGCAGAAGGGCACCGGCCGCTGGACCGTGCAGACCGCCCTGGACCTGGGCGTCCCGGTCGGCGGCATCGCCGAGGCCGTGTTCGCCCGGTCGGTGTCGGGACACGCCGCGCTGCGCGAGGCCGCCCAGGGGCTGCCCGGCCCCGCCCGGTCCCGGGTGAAGGAGTCCGGCTTCGCCGACGCCGTGGAGAAGGCCCTCTACGCCTCCAAGATCGTCGCGTACGCGCAGGGCTTCCACCAGATCCAGGCGGGCAGCGCCGAGTACGGCTGGGACATCGACCCGGGCGCGATGGCCACCATCTGGCGCGGCGGCTGCATCATCCGCGCTCGCTTCCTCGACCGCATCCGCGCCGCCTACGAGGCCGACCCGCGGACCCCGACCCTGCTGACCGACGACCACTTCGCCGAGGCCCTCGGCGGCGCCCAGGACGCCTGGCGCGAGGTGGTGGCCACCGCCGCCCGCCTGGGCATCCCCGCCCCGGGCTTCTCCACGGCCCTGTCCTACTACGACTCGCTGCGCGCCGAACGCCTGCCCGCAGCCCTCACTCAAGGCCAGCGGGACTTCTTCGGCGCCCACACCTACCGCCGTACGGACCGCGACGGGTCGTTCCACACCCTCTGGGGCGGTGACCGTTCCGAGACCCCCGCCTGA
- a CDS encoding alpha/beta hydrolase — MPESTAVSFESGAVRLRGRLHLPPGRPGPVPCVVLCHGFSGTMDRLVPHAEAFAAAGMAALVFDYRNFGESGGEPRQLVDIDGQRQDVRAAIAFARAREEIDPGRVLLWGNSLGGAHAIVVAADDPRVPAVVAQIPFNGFPRKVEGRSAWATLRLQAAILWDAARGRLGLSPYYIPMIGAPGELAVTATAEAERHIRTLSGDGQTLWRNSIAPRAFLRMMRYRPGDAAERLRAPLLVCIAADDHETPEEKTRALAERAPDGELRRYPGTHFGFYNDPAIREAVLTDQIAFFTRWATPRTER; from the coding sequence ATGCCCGAATCGACAGCGGTGTCCTTCGAGTCGGGCGCCGTCCGGCTCCGGGGACGCCTCCACCTGCCGCCCGGCCGTCCGGGCCCGGTGCCCTGCGTCGTCCTGTGCCACGGGTTCAGCGGCACCATGGACAGGCTCGTCCCGCACGCGGAGGCGTTCGCCGCCGCCGGGATGGCGGCCCTGGTGTTCGACTACCGCAACTTCGGCGAGAGCGGTGGCGAGCCGCGCCAACTGGTCGACATCGACGGGCAGCGGCAGGACGTGCGCGCGGCGATCGCCTTCGCCCGCGCCCGCGAGGAGATCGACCCCGGCCGCGTCCTCCTGTGGGGCAACTCGCTCGGCGGCGCCCACGCCATCGTCGTCGCGGCGGACGATCCCCGCGTCCCGGCGGTGGTGGCCCAGATCCCGTTCAACGGATTCCCGCGCAAGGTCGAGGGCCGCTCGGCCTGGGCGACCCTGAGGCTCCAGGCCGCCATCCTCTGGGACGCGGCCCGGGGGAGGCTCGGGCTGAGCCCGTACTACATCCCCATGATCGGCGCCCCCGGCGAACTGGCCGTCACCGCCACCGCGGAGGCCGAACGGCACATCCGCACGCTCAGCGGCGACGGGCAGACCCTCTGGCGCAACAGCATCGCCCCCCGGGCCTTCCTCCGGATGATGCGCTACCGCCCCGGCGACGCCGCCGAGCGCCTGCGCGCCCCTCTCCTCGTCTGCATCGCCGCCGATGACCACGAGACCCCCGAGGAGAAGACCCGGGCCCTGGCCGAGCGCGCCCCGGACGGCGAACTGCGGCGCTATCCCGGGACGCACTTCGGCTTCTACAACGACCCCGCCATCCGCGAGGCCGTCCTGACGGACCAGATCGCCTTCTTCACCCGCTGGGCCACCCCCCGTACGGAACGGTGA
- a CDS encoding TetR family transcriptional regulator, protein MNETATPRRILDAASTLFAERGFRGTSMQAIAREVGITKAALYYHFESKDDILRHLTLPLLDELEAALAEAEAQDDPETVRRRAIEGYVDVSLRHRRTLVMLIRDMTLLVQAPVADRFKAVLLLAGDLVCGPDGGLEQRVRAAQVVAALGDPIIAFRDVPAARLRRLVLDGAWALLNAPPEGGEPARGRPRGRAGGRPAALSEAEAAQARELYAAGRRADEIAARFGVSRATVYRCLKT, encoded by the coding sequence ATGAACGAGACCGCCACCCCGCGCAGGATCCTCGACGCCGCGAGCACCCTGTTCGCCGAGCGCGGCTTCCGCGGGACCTCCATGCAGGCGATCGCGCGGGAGGTCGGCATCACCAAGGCCGCCCTCTACTACCACTTCGAGTCCAAGGACGACATCCTGCGCCACCTCACGCTGCCCCTGCTGGACGAGCTGGAGGCGGCGCTCGCCGAGGCGGAGGCCCAGGACGACCCCGAGACGGTGCGGCGGCGGGCGATCGAGGGGTACGTGGACGTGAGCCTGCGGCACCGGCGGACGCTGGTCATGCTCATCCGGGACATGACGCTGCTCGTCCAGGCGCCGGTGGCCGATCGGTTCAAGGCCGTCCTCCTGCTGGCGGGCGACCTGGTGTGCGGCCCCGACGGAGGGCTGGAGCAGCGGGTGCGGGCGGCCCAGGTGGTCGCCGCCCTCGGCGATCCCATCATCGCCTTTCGCGACGTCCCCGCCGCACGGCTCAGGCGGCTCGTCCTGGACGGGGCGTGGGCCCTGCTGAACGCGCCGCCGGAGGGCGGGGAGCCGGCGCGGGGACGGCCCCGGGGACGCGCGGGCGGGCGGCCCGCGGCGTTGAGCGAGGCGGAGGCCGCCCAGGCCCGGGAGCTGTACGCGGCCGGGCGGAGGGCCGACGAGATCGCCGCGCGGTTCGGCGTCTCCCGGGCCACGGTCTACCGCTGTCTCAAAACCTAG
- a CDS encoding carbon-nitrogen hydrolase family protein yields MVRVAVAQFPAGEDKDANLAAAGALVAEAAGRGARLVVLPEFAMFAASRLDERYVAAAEPLDGPFVRGLGELAARHGAHVVAGVAESLDEPGRIANTLVALDPSGALAARYGKVHLYDAFGYKESDLVRPGDLGPPQTFDVEGVTFGMQTCYDVRFPEMTRLLVDAGADAVALPAQWVPGPLKEDHWRTLVRARAIENTIYVAAADQCAPAGAGNSMIIDPMGVVVASLGEGTGTAAGEISPGRLAEVREKNPALRLRRFGVTPLS; encoded by the coding sequence ATGGTGCGGGTCGCCGTCGCGCAGTTCCCCGCGGGTGAGGACAAGGACGCCAACCTGGCCGCCGCCGGCGCCCTGGTCGCGGAGGCCGCGGGCCGCGGCGCCCGGCTGGTCGTGCTGCCCGAGTTCGCGATGTTCGCCGCGTCCCGGCTGGACGAGCGGTACGTGGCCGCGGCCGAGCCGCTGGACGGCCCGTTCGTCCGCGGGCTCGGCGAGCTGGCCGCCCGCCACGGCGCGCACGTCGTCGCCGGTGTCGCCGAGAGCCTGGACGAGCCGGGCCGGATCGCCAACACTCTCGTCGCCCTGGACCCGTCCGGCGCCCTCGCCGCCCGCTACGGCAAGGTGCACCTGTACGACGCGTTCGGCTACAAGGAGTCGGACCTGGTCCGGCCGGGCGACCTCGGGCCGCCGCAGACCTTCGACGTCGAGGGCGTCACGTTCGGCATGCAGACCTGCTACGACGTGCGGTTCCCGGAGATGACCCGCCTGCTGGTGGACGCCGGCGCGGACGCGGTCGCGCTGCCCGCCCAGTGGGTGCCCGGCCCGCTCAAGGAGGACCACTGGCGCACCCTGGTCCGGGCCCGCGCCATCGAGAACACGATCTACGTCGCCGCCGCCGACCAGTGCGCGCCCGCCGGGGCCGGCAACAGCATGATCATCGACCCGATGGGCGTGGTCGTGGCGTCCCTGGGCGAGGGCACCGGCACCGCCGCCGGCGAGATCTCCCCGGGCCGCCTCGCCGAGGTCCGCGAGAAGAACCCGGCCCTGCGGCTGCGCCGCTTCGGCGTGACCCCGCTCAGCTGA